Below is a genomic region from Cognatiyoonia koreensis.
TAGCCGATCTGGCCGCGCACGCCGCCGGTCTGCCCGCGATCAAGCAACAGGTGATCGAGGATCACGCAAGCCATCATCGCCTCGCCTACGGGCACGGCACGGATGCCGACGCAGGGGTCGTGGCGGCCTTTGGTGATCACCTCGGTCGCGCTGCCGTCAATGCGGATGGATTTGCGGGGGGACAGGATGGAGGACGTCGGTTTGACTGCGAACCGCACGACGATGTCCTGTCCGGTGCTGATGCCGCCAAGGATGCCGCCTGCGTGGTTGGACGCGTATTCCGGCCCGTTTGGTCCCATAAAGATTTCATCCGCGTTGTCGCGCCCTGTGAGCGCGGCGGCGGCCATGCCTTCGCCAATCTCGACGCCTTTGACGGCGTTGATAGACATCATCGCGGCGGCCAGATCAGTGTCTAACTTGCCATAAACCGGCGCGCCGATTCCGGCGGGGACGCCCCGCGCAACGACTTCGATGATGGCCCCGACAGAGTTGTGATCATCCTTGCGCAGCCATGCGAGGTAGTCGTTCCATTCGGACGCAGCGTCAGCGTCTGGGCAGAAGAAATCGTTCTGGTCGATTTGGTCCCAGTCCATTTTTGACCGATCAATCTGCTTGACCCCCATCTGGGTCATGTAGCCTTTGATCTGCACACCGGGGGCGACTTTTTGGATCGCCTCGCGCGCCACACCACCGGCGGCGACGCGGGACGCGGTTTCGCGGGCAGAGGACCGCCCGCCGCCACGATAATCACGGATACCGTATTTCTGGTGATAGGTGATGTCGGCATGACCGGGGCGGAAGGTGTTGGCGATATCGCCGTAATCCTTGGACCGCTGATCGGTGTTTTCGATCATCAACTGGATCGGGGTGCCGGTGGTCTCGCCTTCGAACACACCAGACAGGATTTGGACCGCGTCAGCCTCTTGCCGCTGCGTGGTGTTCTTGTTCAGACCGGGGCGGCGTTTATCAAGCCACTGCTGGATCATCGCAGGTTCAAGCGGCACACCTGGAGGACACCCGTCAACAGTTGCCCCTAATGCAGGTCCGTGGCTCTCACCCCATGTGGTAAAGCGAAAGAGATGGCCAAAGCTGTTGATTGACATGAAGATGCCTCCTGATCCGGAGATCAGATAAACAGCCGTCGCGCGGATGCCAAGCTATTCTCGCAGGCGATCCCGTCGGTGTTTGGCGAATGTTGAGATAAAATTGATCGTGCAGTCGACGACAATTACCAGAACTGCGGTGAGCCAAAACGGCATGTCGTGTGCTGAAAGCAGTCCGAACGAATAGGTGGCGAGCCAAATGAAGCAAAGCTCAACGCATAGGATTAGTACAAGCGTTCTCCCAAGGACGCCTCTTTTCTCCTGAATTTCTGAACAGCTAATTGTTTCAGCGGATCACGAATAAAAACCATTAAAAAGTGCCGTTTAGAGCAGATCCTGTGCATAAACGCGACTGCTCTTGGACGCAGTGCTCTGCACCCGCGAGAAATCTGATATCGCAAATTCAAAAGCGCTTGCGCTCTCGTATCGTTGCTAGCGGTATTCTGCTGCTGCAATGAACTCTGAGAATGCCTCGCACCAGACGACGACAGTTGTATAGGCTTCCAGATCAACAGCCTCTGGAATGTCCAAAGCAAAGCCTTTGAAGGTTTTGACCGGTCCAATAACGACGCTGTCTGACTTGAGCCTTTCAAAACCGTCTTCGTGATCCACGAATTCTGGGACGAGATAGACCATGTAATCGGGTCCAGGTGCCAGTTCTCCGGTATGGACGATCTGGGTTGGCGTGAGGCTGACTGTGCCCTTACCCCAATGTAGAAAATCGTTTCCGGGCAAGTCTTCTGCGATTTCGGCGGTAAAGGTGGCGTCTTGCGCCATTGCCTCCAAAGTCGCCGTGTCCGGTGAAGGTGGTGCGGTCAGGATCGGCAGCAAGTAAATTCCCAACCCAAACCCAACTCCTAGCGCCATGCCGTGCGTCAACAGCCCGATGATGATCCTTCGCATGATATGATCCCCAGCTTTGTTATCCGCTGAACATTAGGCACCGTAATTTGGCTTGCAAAGGGTAATCCGTTTGCGCGGGGATGGTTGGTCAATATCCGCGGCTCTGTTGAATGCGATTTGGTCCCCGCACATCAGTGACGCGATGCCCCTTGCCCCTCCCACATCAACGCTCTACCTAAGTCCTACCTCGGGGGGCCAATCTGGCTGAGATGCGCAAGCGGACCCGTTGAACCTGAACCGGTTAAGACCGGCGGAGGGAAGGTCTGGCAATGCTGCTATTCCCCCAATCCGCCCGTCGCATTTGGAGGAATAGAAATGAGAACTCTCCCTTATGTCGCGGGATTTGTGCTTTGTGCCAGCGTGGCCACAGCCCAAACCCCTGTTCTGACAGTTTTGACATACGACAGCTTTGTCACCGAATGGGGCCCCGGCCCGGCGGTGGAAGAAGCGTTCGAGGCGGTCTGCGCCTGTGATCTGCAATTCGTCGGTGCTGGCGATGGTGCTGCGCTGCTTGCCAAATTGCAGCTTGAAGGCCCGCGCACGGATGCTGACATCGTGCTGGGTCTGGATACGAACCTGACGGCTGCGGCCGAGAACACTGACCTTTTCGCACCTCATGGCGTTGATGCGGCGCTTGATCTGCCGGTTAACTGGGATGATCCGACGTTCCTGCCATTTGACTGGGGCTACTTTGCTTTTGTCGGCAATGCCGGCGGTGCGGCCCCTGCATCGCTGCAGGAGCTGGCCGAGAGCGATATCAAGGTCGTGATACAGGATCCGCGGTCTTCGACCCCCGGTCTGGGCCTTCTGATGTGGGTGAAAGAAGTTTACGGCGATGACGCGCCGCAATTCTGGGAGGCCATGGCCGACAATATCGTCACCGTCACCCCCGGCTGGTCAGAGGCATATGGCCTGTTTCTGGACGGTGAGGCGGATGCAGTGCTGTCGTATACCACGTCGCCCGCTTATCACCTGATCGCGGAAGAGGATGACAGCAAGGTCGCTTGGGCGTTCTCTGACGGGCATTACATGCAGGTTGAAGTTGCCGCAAAGGTCGCGGGAACGGATGTGCCGGAATTGGCAGATCAGTTCCTTGCTTTCATGGTGTCTGATGCGTTCCAGTCCGTCATCCCGACGACCAACTGGATGTATCCCGCGGTAACACCAAACGCCGGTTTACCGGACGGGTTCGCGACTTTGATTATCCCCGACACCGCCCTCTTGATGACCCCGGAAGATGCGGTCGATCTGCGCGCGCAGGCGCTGGAAGAATGGCGCACCGCGCTATCGCAATAATGCGATCCGTTCCGGGCGTTTTGTCCGTTGCAGTGGTGCTGGCGCTGACGCTTGGCACCCTTGCAGCGGTTATCGTCCGTGCTGATGGTATCGGTGGCCTTGGTCCGGCGGACTGGGCCGCCATCCGCTTTACCGTATCGCAGGCCGTTGTTTCGGCCTTGATCAGCGTGGCGCTGGCCATTCCGGTTGCGCGCGCGCTGGCGCGCCGGTCCTTTCGCGGGCGGGCGGCGCTGATCACCCTGTTGGGTGCGCCTTTCTTGTTGCCCGTGATCGTTGCTGTGCTGGGTCTGCTGGCCGTGTTCGGGCGCAGCGGCGTATTGAACAGCGTTCTGGCTTATTTCGGCCTAGAGGTGTCGATCTACGGTTATCATGGTGTCGTTTTGGCCCATGTGTTTTTCAATTTGCCGCTGGCGACCCGGTTGATCCTGCAGGGCTGGCTGTCAATCCCGGCAGAGCGGTTCCGGCTGGCCGCGACGTTGAACGCGCCCGTGGGCCGGTTTCTTGAGTGGCCGATGCTGCGTCAGGTCGTGCCTGGCGCGTTTCTTGTCATCTTTCTGATTTGTCTGACATCGTTCGCCGTTGCCCTGATCCTTGGCGGTGGACCGCGTGCAACGACGATCGAGGTCGCGATTTATCAAGCCGTCCGGGCGGAGTTCGATCTGGGGCAAGCGGCGTTGCTGGCCTGCGTCCAATTCGCACTGTGCGCTGCGGCGGCGATTGCCGTCTATTTTGTCAGCCTGCCGGACGGGGCCGGTGCGGGGTTGGATCGTGTTGTCCAGCGGTGGGATAGGGGGTCGGTGCCGTTCGACGTTTCCTTGTTGGTGGCTGTGACCGTTTTTCTGGCGGTGCCTCTGCTGATGGTGGTGTTGCGTGGCGTGCCCGGCCTCGCTGACATGCCCGTCAGTGTCTGGGCAGCGGCCTTGCGGTCGGTTGTCGTCGCACTTGGGTCTGCTGTCCTGTGCGTCAGCCTTGCCCTGGCACTGGCCTTGCAACGGCGGTTCGTTGCAACAGTGGTCGGGGCCTTGCCGCTTGCGGCGTCGGGTCTTGTCATGGGCACAGGGCTGTTCCTGATCGTCTTTCCGTTCGTTGCGCCATCGGACGTCGCCTTGCTTGTCACGATGCTGGTCAATGCGGTGCTTGCCTTGCCATTTGCGCTGCGCTCTGTCGCGCCGGCTGTCGCTGCGGCAGAGGCGGACTACGGGCGTCTTGCGACCAGTCTGGGAATGCGCGGCGTTTCGCGCTTGCGTTATCTGGTTCTGCCGCGCGTGCGCCGTCCGCTTGGGTTTGCCGCAGGGCTGGCGGCCGCCTTGTCCATGGGTGATCTTGGCGTCATTACCTTGTTCGCAGGTGATCAGCAGGCGACCTTGCCGCTGGCGATGTTTCGGCTGATGGGGTCTTATCAACAGGATGCCGCGGCGGGGGCCGGTCTGTTGCTTTTGGCGCTGAGTCTTGCGCTGTTCTGGGTGTTTGACAGGGGAGGGCGCGCCAATGCTGAAACTTGATGCGCTTGGACTGCGGCAGGGTGATTTCAGCCTGACCGTCGACTTTGAATGCCCTGCAGGTCTGACTGCAATTATCGGCCCTTCGGGCGGTGGGAAATCGACGCTTTTGGCCGCGATTGCCGGATTTTTGAACCCCGCCTACGGGTCAGTTCTGTGGAACGGCAAAGACCTGGCTGGTGTCGCGCCCGGTGCGCGTCCAGTCAGCATGCTGTTTCAGGACAACAACCTGTTTCCCCATCTGAGCGTTTGGCAGAACGTGGGATTGGGGCTGGACCCGTCCTTGCGCCTGTCGCCGGCCCAGAAGGATGCCGTGATGCAGATACTGCGCGATGTTGATCTGGATGGCATGGATCAGCGCAAGCCTGCTGCTTTGTCGGGCGGGCAGCAAAGCCGTGTTGCCTTGGCCCGTGTTCTGATTGCGGACCGACCAGTCGTTTTGTTGGACGAACCCTTTGCAGCCCTTGGCCCTGCGTTGAAATCGGGGATGCTGAGCCTTGTTCGCGATATGCTGGTCGGTGCTGGCAAGACGGTCTTGATGGTGACCCATGATCCGGATGACGCCCGCAGGTTTGCCGATCAGGTGATCGTCATTGCCGGTGGCGTGGCCCATGCACCTGTGCCGACAGAGTCTGCATTTGCCGATCCGCATCCTGCCTTGCGGACCTACCTGGGTGCGGCGGACGCCGACCACTCCAAATGAAAAGGCCCGCCGGAGGGGCGGGCCTTTGGATTGAAAGACCTTAGTCTTTCTTGTGTTTGTGCGGTGCCCAGATACGCTTGTTCGTCAGATAGAGCAGTACGGAAAGCACTGTCAGGAACAAGACGCCGGTCAGGCCTGCCTGCTTGCGAGCCATCATCTTTGGTTCTGCCGTCCACATCAGGAAGGCGGATACATCCATTGCGACGTCTTCAAGATCTGTCGAGTGACCATCGGCGAATTCAACGTCGTCACCGTAGAGCGGTGGTGCCATCCCGATCCATGAACCGGGCACCTTGTGCTTGCCATGGTCGTCCTTGCAGCTTTCGGGGAAGCCACCGTTGGCGAAAGCCACGTTATAGTAGCCGTCCATCGGTTCGCCTTCGAGCGCGCATTCAGGTTCTTCGTGATACCCCGTCAGCAGTGATGCGATGTATTCGGCACCGCCCATCCCGTTTACGAACTGGCTGATGCCAGTGCCGTAAGGACCGTGGAAACCAGCACGCGCCTTGGCCATCAGGGACAGATCGGGTGCGTTTGCCGATGTCACGGCAGGGAATTTGTCTGCCGGTGTTGCCGGGCGGAAGTCGCCTTCGCCGTCAAAGAGCGTGGGATCGAACACTTCGTAGAATTCGGCATAGGCCCGCATCTGGTCTTCGGGCAGGGCTGGGCCGCCTTCGTCATGCAGGTTGCGGAATGCGACGTGTTCCAGTCCGTGGCACGCAGAACAGATTTCTGTGTATACCTGCAGACCGCGCTGGAGCTGCATCTGGTCGAAGGAACCGAATGGCCCTTCGAACGAGAATGCATAGTCTTCAATTTCGACTTCGACTTCGGCAGCGTTGACGTGCCCTGCAGTAAGGGCAAGCGCCACGGCGGCGGAAGTGGTGAGTTTGCGGAACATCTTCATTTGTCCTTTCCTCACTCGGCCGGGTTGACGATGGTTTTGGTGCCACCGACTTTCGGCGCGTAGTGCGCGTTGAAGTCATCTTCGATTGTTGCCGGCTGTGGCAGCGGTTTCTCGATCACGCCGAGCAGTGGCAGGATCACGAGGAAATACGCAAACCAGTAGGCCGATGCGATCAGCGCAATGTAGGGATAGATCCCTTCTGCCGGACGTGCACCGACCCACATCAGCACGATGAAGTCGACCACAAGCAGCGCGAACCATACCTTGAACATCGGGCGGTACCGGCCGGACCGGACAGAGGATGTATCCAGCCAAGGGGCCAAGGCCATCACCGCAATCGCACCGAACATCGCCAGAACACCGAAGAATTTTGCATCGATGATGCCGAAGGAAATCCATTCGACAAAGATCACCAGCCAGACTTCGTTATCGAAGGCGCGCAGGATCGCGTAGAATGGCAGGAAGTACCATTCGGGCACGATGTGCGATGGTGTCGCCAGCGGGTTCGCCGGGATGTAGTTGTCAGGGTGGCCAAGGTAGTTCGGCATGAACCCGACAACAGCCATGAACAGCACCATGATGATGCCCAGCGCGAACAGGTCCTTGATCACGAAGTAGGGCCAGAACGGCAGCGTGTCTTTGGCTGCGTCTTCCTTGCTTGTGCGGCGCACTTCGACACCGGTCGGGTTGTTGTTGCCCGTGGTGTGGAAAGCCCAGATATGCACGATAACAAGGCCTGCGATTACGAATGGCAGCAGGTAGTGCAGCGAGAAGAACCGGTTCAGCGCAGGCTGACCGACCGCAGATGCGCCAAGCAACCATGTCTGGATGCTGTCACCGATGAACGGGATCGCACCGAAAAGCCCGGTGATAACCGCCGTCCCGTGGAACGACATCTGTCCCCATGGCAGCACGTAACCCATAAAGGCTGTGCCCATCATCAGCAGATAGATCAGCATACCGATGATCCACGTCACTTCGCGCGGGGCCTTGTAAGATCCGTAGTAAAGTCCGCGGAAAATGTGGAGGTAGACTGCAAAGAAGAACAGGGAGGCCCCGTTCATGTGGAAATAGCGCAGCATATGTCCGCCGTTCACGTCACGCATGATGTGTTCAACAGAAGAAAATGCCAGATCAACGTGCGGTGTATAGTGCATTGCCAGCACCACGCCGGTGATGATTTGCAGCGCCAATGTGAATGTCAGAACGATGCCCCAGATCCACATCCAGTTCAGGTTTTTTGGCGTGGGGATCATGATCGTATCATACAGAAGCCCGATCACAGGAAGACGCTTTTGCATCCCCTTTTCAAAGCTGGACTGCGGTTCGTAATGGTCGTGAGGAATTCCACCCATGGGTCTTCTCCTTAACCGAGTTGAATCGTTGTTTCGTCGACGAAAGCGGCGACGGGCACAGGCAGGTTTCGCGGCGCTGGACCTTTACGGATCCGGCCGGATGTATCGTAGTGCGACCCGTGGCATGGGCAGAACCAGCCGCCAAAGTCGCCCGCATCGCCCAGAGGCACGCAGCCGAGGTGTGTGCAGACACCCATCTGCACCAACCATGTGCCGTCTTCCGACAAGGCGCGGTTTTCGTCTGTTGCCGGAACTTCGCCAAGGTTTTCGTTGTTGGCGTCTGCATCGGGCAGTGCGCTGACATCGACAGACCGTGCTTCGGCGATTTCTTCTTCTGTCCGGTTGCGGATAAACACCGGTTTCCCCTGCCACAGCACGGTGATCTGCGTTCCAGGATCAACAGCGCTGACGTCAACGCGGATCGAGGCGAGCGCAAGAACGTCCGCCGAAGGGTTCATCTGGTTTACAAGTGGCCAAACTGCGGCGCCTGTCACCACTGCGCCGGCACCGGCGGTGGCATAATACAGAAAGTCGCGGCGTGTGCCCTGGTGGTCGTCTGCATTTGACACGAGAAGCATCTCCGTTTGATGTGCTGACCTTGCGGCCGGGCACGGTTCGACATAGGCGACAGGGCCCTGTCGTCCAGTTGGGGGCTATTTAGCTACCAAATACAGGGGCGTCCAGCGGACATTCCCGCGCAGCCCCCCTGAAAAGAGGCAGATAACCCCGTTTGATCTTTTATTCGTAAACAAATGCGGATGCTCATGAAGGTGTTCGGCTAACGGTGGAATCCACGCGACAATTGTAACTTTCTGATTCTCAACGCATTTTCTGGCTGGCATAGTGGACAACCCTTGTGAATCCCATTTCCGATGTTGTGCGCGCCGTTTTCGAGGGGTCGCCAGCCGGCAATTCTGGTTCGTCGGCGTTGCGCCATGCTTTGCCCGCAGAACCTGCGGCGCGTGGCCGCATATTGCGGTCATGGTGCCGAATCCTTTCCAACGCGCGTACTGTTGGCGAAATCTTGATCATTCCTGACCTGCTTGGGGTTGAGGCAAACGCATATACACACTACTTCTGAGATTAACTGAATATGGACCCGATGATGCGTTTCACCACGACCACATTTCTGGCCTGCCTGATCTGCGCCCCCGTGGCCGCAGTGGCAGAGGTCGAGCTGAGCTTTTATGGCGGGGCACAAAGCGCGCCGCATTCGGATGTCATCATCAGTGGTGATGACGTGATTCCATCAGATGATTACTTTATCGGGTGGGAAGGTCGGTCGTTTGAACCGCCGCCCTATTACGGGCTTCGCGCGACGGTCTGGAATTCACCGACCTTCGGATATGGCCTCGATTTCACCCACACCAAGATTTACCCGCAAGAGGGTGATCTTCCCGATGGCTTTGACCGGCTTGAGTTTACCGACGGGCTGAACACGCTTACTGTGAACGCTTATCGCCGCTGGCAGAACCAGTGGGGCAACGTGACGCCTTACGTGGGTGGTGGTGTTGGTGTCGCCATTCCGCACGTCGAAGTCGAGTACGAAGGTGCGGAAGAGACCGCCGGATACCAACTGACCGGCCCTGCCGCGACGTGGATCGCGGGTGCAAGCTATCCCATCAACGACGACTGGTCTGTGTTTGGTGAATACAAGGGCACCTATTCGATGAATACCGCCGATCTGGATTCAGGTGGGACGTTGGAAACCAATGTCATCACAAATGCGTTGAACGTCGGTGTCAGCTTCCGGTTCTAGGCGCGCTTTTTGGCGGACATCATCAGCGTATCGATCAGGATCACGGCTGCATAGAAGTGGATGACAGGCAGGAACATCCAAAGCACCAGCCAGTCCTGTGCCGACAGCGTCTTTATCAAGATCTCGTTCATGACCGCGTAGGCACCGAACAGCAGAAACAGGCCGATGCAGAGCTGGGGGCGGAACCCCGAGAAATCTTCCTGTGACCAGCGTTCTGCTGCCAAGGCTTCATCGCTTTGCAGCATCCCCGGGACGCACCGCAGCGCAGCAATGATTGCGACGACGGTGATCGCGTGCTGGCACCAGGTGAAATCGGACATTGATGTCAGCAGACCCAGAACACCCAGTTGCACGAAACCGGCAATGATCCAGTGTTTACGGGTGCCGAACATGCTCGTCCGGTTCAATGACATCAGATAGAGCGACATGTTGCTTTGCAGAATCAGGGCAAGCGCAAAGGCAACGACCATATGCCCGCCTTCCAGTGTGCCGCCGTTGGCAATCGCCAACAGGACGCAAAGCAAGGCTGCCACAATTCCGGGCAGCAGTTTGTACGCCGGAAATCGCGGGAAGTGCGCGATTCGGACGGAAACTGAGTTTAGAAGGCGCGACAGCGGGTCCATTCCCCTGATTTAGCAGAGGTTTGGGGCAAAATATTGGCAGGTTCTAGGCAGGAGCCGTTTCTGCCATCGACGGCCGTTCGCAAAATGCGGCATGCCAGTCTGCCAGCGCAGCATGTCCATCGCGCCAGTTGCGCGCATCATGCCGCAGATCGACATACGAGAGCGCGCAGGCCGTCGCGATCTGCCCCATGTTGAGTGGCCCCTGAAGGTGGCTCATCCAACGTTCGGATATCGTGTCGATCGCCCGCGCGGCCTTGACCCATTGGGCTTCGATCCAGTCGCGCGATTGTTCGGTTTCGGGCCGGAGCCGTACTTCGTATGCCATCGAAACGGTCGCATCCTTGATACCGTCTGCCGTCGCCTCCAGCGTCAGGATTTCCCAGAGCCGCGAAGCGGGATAGAGGTTCGCATTGGCGTAGTCGTCCAGAAAGCGCGTGATGTTCCGGCTGTCATAGATTGCGGGTCCGTCGCTGCGCAGCAGGGTCGGGATCTTGCCGAGCGGGTTGGCGCTGACCGCTTTGGTGTCTGGCGCATAGGCCGTAGTGCTGACTTCGATTTCTTCGATGACATCGGTCAGATCAGCCTCTCGGATCATGACGCGCACCTTGCGCACATAGGGTGACGTCGGGGACATGATCAGCTGCATCGGGGACTCCTTGTTTTCAGGGGAAGTGAACAGGCGTTTGGCCCGGTTGCCAAGGGGGGTATTTCGCCATGATCTTCTTGAGGGCCGTGCTTTCCAAGAAAGTATCAAGCCACCGGATCAGATGCGGCCACGCTTGCGCATCGAACCAGGCCCGATCTGTGTTGGCGAACTGTCGCACGAAGGGCAGGATCGCCATGTCGGCCAAGGCGGGTGACGCCTTGAAAAGGTAGGTATTGTGCGCCAGCCGGTCATTCAGATCGGTCAGGAATGTGCTGGCCTTGGCCCGTTCCTGTTCCGGATCGAGATCAGGGAAGCGTACCGCGTATTTGGTGTGATCCAGCGCTGCCTTGAATGGCCCGTCGTTCGTGTCGATCAGCGCATGACCCGCGTCGGGCATGTCAAGCCAGCGATCCGGGTCGTGCTGGCGTAGCGCCCAGACCATGATGTCGCGCGACTCGTCCAGTGTTTCATCTGCTTCCAGCGCAGGTACCGTGCCTGATTGTGACGCTTTCAGAAACGCCGCCGGTTTTTCCTTGAGCAGAATTTCCCGAATCTCTGTCCGAATACCTGCGCTTTGCACTGCCAGCCGGGCCCGCATGGCGTAGGGACAGCGCCTGAAGGACCAGAGGATCGGTGTGGGTTGCATCTGTGGACGCCTCCGGCGGGAGTATTTCAGGCAAGATGATAATCAGGCGGCGAGCCGCTTTGAGGTCGCGCTTTTGATTGTTGCTTTGATGATCTGGCTTTCGGGTTGGTCGCTGTCGAACGTCACTTCCGCGAATTGCGGTGTGCGTCCCATGCGCGGATTTTCCATGAGGATCGCATGTGTCTGACCGATCTGGTTTTGCAGATGCGCCTGGACCTGCGCATCTCCTGCAGCACGCAACGCGGCAGCGCGCGCCTTGATCGTCGGCCCATCGACCGCAGGCATCCGTGCGGCGGGTGTGCCTTGCCGCGCGGAATAGGGGAAGACGTGCAGCCATGTCAGGTTGCAGTCCTTTACCAGCCGCAGCGCGTTTTCGAACATCGCATCTGTTTCTGTCGGGAAGCCTGCGATGATATCTGCCCCGTAGGTCATATCCGGGCGCAGTTTACTGGCAGTTTCCGTAAAGCGAATCGCATCGTCACGCAGGTGCCGCCGTTTCATCCGCTTGAGGATCAGGTCGTCCCCGTGTTGCAGCGACAGGTGCAGGTGCGGCATCAGACGTGGTTCGGTCGCGATGGCCTGCAGCAGGTTCTCATCCACTTCGATACTGTCGATCGAGCTGATCCGCAGACGCGGCAGGTCGGGGATCAATTTCAGGATCCGCATCACGAGGTCGCCGAGTTTGGGAGCAGACGGCAGGTCTGCCCCCCATGAGGTGAGGTCGACGCCAGTCAGCACGACTTCGTTGAACCCTTTGTCGACAAGCCGTTTGATCTGTTCGACGACGACGCCTGCCGGAACAGAGCGCGAGTTACCCCGTCCGTAAGGAAT
It encodes:
- a CDS encoding glutathione S-transferase, with the translated sequence MQPTPILWSFRRCPYAMRARLAVQSAGIRTEIREILLKEKPAAFLKASQSGTVPALEADETLDESRDIMVWALRQHDPDRWLDMPDAGHALIDTNDGPFKAALDHTKYAVRFPDLDPEQERAKASTFLTDLNDRLAHNTYLFKASPALADMAILPFVRQFANTDRAWFDAQAWPHLIRWLDTFLESTALKKIMAKYPPWQPGQTPVHFP
- the mtaB gene encoding tRNA (N(6)-L-threonylcarbamoyladenosine(37)-C(2))-methylthiotransferase MtaB, coding for MKPPVFSNHGCRLNAYETAAMQELATSAGLQNAVVVNTCAVTAEAVRKAKQDIRKLRRTHPDAKLIVTGCAAQTEPQTFADMGEVDVVLGNTEKMNPGTWSGLIGETEPVQVDDIMSVTETAGHLIDGFGTRSRAYVQVQNGCDHRCTFCIIPYGRGNSRSVPAGVVVEQIKRLVDKGFNEVVLTGVDLTSWGADLPSAPKLGDLVMRILKLIPDLPRLRISSIDSIEVDENLLQAIATEPRLMPHLHLSLQHGDDLILKRMKRRHLRDDAIRFTETASKLRPDMTYGADIIAGFPTETDAMFENALRLVKDCNLTWLHVFPYSARQGTPAARMPAVDGPTIKARAAALRAAGDAQVQAHLQNQIGQTHAILMENPRMGRTPQFAEVTFDSDQPESQIIKATIKSATSKRLAA